From the Paenibacillus sp. R14(2021) genome, the window TTGTCTGGATCGCCCCGGGCGCGATGCAATTGACGCGAATGCCGTGCGCCGCCAAATCAAGCGCAACCGATCCCGTTGCTCGAGCCAGAGCGGCTTTGACGCCGCCGTACACGGCATCGCCCGCATAAGCCCGCTCGCTGCGCGTCGAGGTGATGTTAATGATGCTGCCTTGAATACCTTTGGCGATCATATGTCGTCCGACCTCGCGGATAAGCAGCATCGGAGCGCGAAAGTCGAGATGAAGGAGCCGGTTCATCGACTCGATATCCATCTCCGTGACCGGACGGAAGATCGTGACACCGGCATTGTTGACCAGCATGTCAATGTGCCCGAGCGCTTGAATCGCTCCTTGAACGAGCCGAGCCGGTTCGTCCTCATTCTCCAGATTTCCTTCGAATACCGCGCATTTGCGCTGATAGGATTGCTTGACCTCGGCAGCGGTACAATCGGCGTTCTTCGAATCGTTCCAGTGGCTGAACGCGATATCGTAACCGTTCTCGGCCAAAGCCATCACAATGCCTCGCCCGATGCCTCGGCTTCCGCCGGTGACGAGCGCCGTCCGTTTTACTGCAT encodes:
- a CDS encoding SDR family NAD(P)-dependent oxidoreductase encodes the protein MNASTTGNAVKRTALVTGGSRGIGRGIVMALAENGYDIAFSHWNDSKNADCTAAEVKQSYQRKCAVFEGNLENEDEPARLVQGAIQALGHIDMLVNNAGVTIFRPVTEMDIESMNRLLHLDFRAPMLLIREVGRHMIAKGIQGSIINITSTRSERAYAGDAVYGGVKAALARATGSVALDLAAHGIRVNCIAPGAIQTSADREAYYCGFGAKIPLGRPGTPDDIGKAAVWLASEQASYMTGAVLRVDGGLILPGMPETADGPGWRTPE